One Nematostella vectensis chromosome 10, jaNemVect1.1, whole genome shotgun sequence genomic window carries:
- the LOC125573153 gene encoding uncharacterized protein LOC125573153 has product MRLQYKYADSKSEPHQFYVKSQWQPPPQPSVALETFLELTKSELANLSFEAQSDNITTGERQALNDLKNNRDIIIKKADKGTTTVICDTSTKIKEGTEQLLDEKFYQPLSKPIVEETAKKVQRIVDSLRTGGFIDKMTYKWLNDGQKPIRIPEFYTLTKIHKKVPIGRPIVSGSRGPTERISSFVDSLLQPIEQKQKSYLKDTTHFINFIESTVIPDSAFLTSFDVCALYTNIPQDEGIEVVCQQYEQHYNPVLPVPTESLRELMGLILKENSFKFNDKHYLQTHGIAMGTKMAVAFSVIYTAHIEEELLRLSPYKPLVWKRFIDDIFAVWTIPGDKIASFLNFANVFHPTIKFTHELSQETITFLDTEVFKGERFMDSNILDVRTHFKPTETFQYTHFSSCHPLSNKKGFVKGEGLRLLRTNSSLASFKTEIRNFTDRLLERGYPSDFITTILASVKFTDSLLQKGEITQRLVSQS; this is encoded by the exons ATGCGACTTCAATACAAATACGCTGATTCCAAATCCGAGCCACACCAGTTCTATGTTAAGTCTCAATGGCAACCGCCACCACAGCCCTCCGTGGCTCTTGAGACATTTCTAGAACTAACTAAATCGGAATTAGCCAATTTATCTTTCGAAGCGCAAAGTGATAATATCACTACAGGCGAAAGGCAAGCCCTAAATGATCTAAAAAATAACAGAGacattatcataaaaaaagcTGACAAAGGAACCACTACTGTCATTTGCGATACTTCTACCAAAATCAAAGAAGGCACCGAACAACTTCTAGATGAGAAGTTTTATCAACCGCTTTCTAAACCCATTGTAGAAGAAACTGCTAAAAAAGTTCAAAGAATCGTTGATTCACTGAGAACAGGCGGTTTTATCGACAAAATGACTTACAAGTGGCTCAACGACGGTCAAAAACCTATCCGGATACCCGAATTTTACACTCTCACTAAAATTCACAAGAAAGTTCCGATAGGCCGACCAATCGTTTCAGGGAGCAGGGGCCCCACAGAGCGTATATCGTCCTTTGTAGATTCACTTCTACAACCTATAGAGCAAAAACAAAAGTCTTATCTCAAAGACACAACGCATTTTATCAACTTTATCGAGTCAACAGTCATCCCTGACTCAGCGTTTTTAACATCGTTCGATGTTTGTGCTCTCTATACCAACATCCCCCAAGATGAAGGTATCGAAGTAGTCTGTCAACAATACGAACAACACTATAACCCCGTACTACCCGTCCCCACAGAATCTCTGAGGGAACTTATGGGGCTTATACTGAAAGAAAACTCTTTTAAGTTCAATGACAAGCACTACCTACAAACGCACGGCATCGCGATGGGTACTAAAATGGCCGTAGCTTTCTCTGTCATTTATACGGCACATATTGAGGAAGAACTCCTACGCCTTAGTCCCTACAAACCGCTAGTCTGGAAGAGGTTTATTGACGACATCTTCGCAGTGTGGACTATACCGGGTGATAAAATCGCGAGTTTCTTAAACTTTGCGAATGTTTTCCACCCGACTATTAAATTCACGCACGAGTTGTCACAGGAAACCATCACCTTCCTCGATACAGAAGTTTTTaaaggcgaaagattcatGGATTCTAATATCCTTGATGTCCGTACACACTTTAAGCCAACTGAAACCTTTCAGTACACGCACTTTTCCTCTTGTCACCCTCTTAGTAATAAGAAGGGTTTTGTCAAGGGAGAAGGCCTACGCCTGTTGAGAACAAACTCCTCACTCGCCTCCTTCAAAACCGAAATTCGCAACTTTACCGATCGCCTTCTAGAACGCGGTTACCCGAGCGATTTCATAACAACAATTCTGGCGAGTGTTAAGTTCACAGACAG TCTCTTACAGAAGGGAGAAATCACTCAAAGACTTGTTAGTCAGAGCTAA